The following DNA comes from Fusarium fujikuroi IMI 58289 draft genome, chromosome FFUJ_chr03.
AATGCAAATCTTGACACCTGCATCAATCAACGTCCGCAGACGACGGCCCGTTTCCTCGAGATTGAAGCGCCGCAGATAAGCCCAGGGACAGATTGTCATGCCGATGCCTTGGCTCGTGATAAGTTCCACAAGCTCTGGCTTGTCTGCTGCGTTTAGACCGTGGTCGATGCGATGTGTGAGGATTCCCTCGGACGGTGAGATGAGCTGATGAATATTCTGATGCGTGTCTTGCTGACCGACGTCGCAATGTGCTGTGATTCTGAAACCATCTTTCTTAGCCCGCTGAAAGACTTCCTTAAATAGAATAGGAGGCCGTTTGTGTTCATTTGAATCGAGTCCAATACCGATAATCATATCTCGATATCGAAGCGCTGCTTGATAGTGTTCCATTGCAGACTCTGGAGATTGATCGCGAAGGAAGCACATAATCCAAGCAGATCTGACCTAGCATTCGGCAATTTAGACTTATCCATCAAATACAGCATATGAGTCTTACATTCAGGGTCTTGGCCGATTCATCTTGCGCATCACGAAGTCCTCCCATCATATCTTCCCAAGAAACACCACGGCTCGTATGGGCCTGCGGGTCAAAAAACACTTCACAATATCGCACATTCATCTCCGAAGCACCTCGAAAATACGCCATCGCGACGTCATAAAAGTCTTGTCGCGTTCGAAGGACGTCATGGCTAGAGTAGTAAGCTTCGAAGAAGGTAGGTGGAATCAGAGACGGATCGAGATGTTGATATTGGTGGCGCTTCGAAGTTGAGATGACGGATGCGTAGGCTTTCTTCAAGTCATCGAGAGATTTGATGACGGGCTTGTTGTTTCCCATGCGCACTTCTAATCCATTTCTTTGGGCTAGTTTCCATCGAAGCTCTGGCGTGACCATTCCATCGATGTGGATGTGCATTTCGACCTTTGGGATCTGTCGTATGAAGTCATCATTCGTTGCTAGCAGCTCTTCTTTCAGCCTCTGCTGTTCTTTCGATGTAAGTAGTCTATCAGTGATGTTCATCTTCGCTTGACTTTTGTTCTAAATGCAGACCACGAGCCCAATCCGTAGGAGTGAAGGTTCGAAAGGGCCTCGCTGTGTGCATGCTAAGAGGATGAGTCATCACAGGCAGTGCGAAATTGCGGAGAGCGGCGTCTGCCGAGGATAAGCTTAAACCGCTGATCTCGTCTTGGTCAACGCTTAAGCTGAGGATTGACCGTGCCTATCTAACCTATCTGTATCTCAATTATGAAAAGTAAGCTgcctattttagttattgTATTGCGCTTCTCGACTTCATGAATGCGGTCTTGGTCTATAAGACCTTGAATTTCAGGCGGGGCATCGAGAGTGGCTGAGATTGGCAACGTGTTCTGCTTGTACAAGGACTAAGAGATGTTTCACTTGTTAGTGGTTATCCGCAATCGTCTGCGAGTCTTTCCAATACGAGCAAAGGGGCGGCATCGAATATGCAGGTGACGATAAGCAATGGTTGAGTACATATGCATCGCTCAAGTTCCCTACGCAAGCCTCTATCTGGCCCTGTTGCTAGCACTACGAATATAGGGTTCCAGCGGAAACACCTGGGCATCTGGTGTCACACCCTCATACAGTTCTGCCCACCTCTCACGCAGCGGTTCCGGAGTCTCCCATGCATTTTCAGGATCTCTCAGCCagagacgaagaagatggcgccTTGTATCGTTAGCTTGTATTCAACAACTGGAGCACCAGACTGACTGTTGCGTTGGTGAGTCTGTGAATGCATCTCGAGCGTGAAATACAgcgaggttgttgatgaactgCATATCGCCCTTTGCAAAGTTCGTAGAAACACTTAGTTTATCTCCCAAGAAGTGAAGAGCATCTAGTGCTTCGGCCTGAGCTTCGGTGATAGGTGGAATGTCGTGGCTTCTTGGAAGTGCACCGAATCCGACAAAGTATCGACGAGCGTATTGCAAAACAACTCTCTCAGGAAGCGTATAGGTGGCCTTATGATGGTAGAGAAGTGGCCGACTTGTAAACTTCTTATTCGGGTTTGCGAAACTGAAAGAGTCAGCTAGTCGAAGCAGTAATACAGCATCGAGGTCTCTCACTTCTCAACATCCCAATTCTGCGACAAGGTATGAACCAAATCAGGTCTCGTCCTCGCCAACTCATTATAGACCCTCCAAGTACTCGCAATCCTACTCGCGCCGCCCTCCAACGCAGTCTCTAGACAAAACAGTGACACGATATCACCCGAATCAGTATGAAAGACCTGTCTGTCAGTAGTATAAGCCGGACTCCCAATTGCGCTCTTATCTTGACCGGCGCTGAGATCCTTGACGTGCGTGAGGACAACGTCAGCGGGCTTGCCGTTGAACTTGTTGTCCTGACGGCCGCGCTGTGATGCGATGTGTGAAGAAATACCGACGTAAATTATGGCGTTTTCTTCGCGGGTGTAGTTATCTACGTTGACACCGCGGATGACGAAGAAACCGTGGCCTTTGTGTAGCTCATCAGATAACTTTCGTAGTTCTGAGTGTAGCTTTGGTAGAGGGAATGTCTCCGCCGAGATATGTCCAAATGGAAGGCCAAGACCTGGTTGTGTTAGATGAGGGGTATATAGCTGTCAATGCCAGGTACCTTTGAAATGCTGTAAAGCCTGATCAATTTCGCTGAGCTGGTCCTCGGATAGCTTATAAGTCCAGTCATAAGTTTGACCAACCGAGTCGCCTTCCCAGACAAGATCGCCAGTAAGTTGTTCCGGGAAGCCATCTGGGACCGAGGTCGGGAGTTTCCCCTCTTTGAGGCGCTTGGTTGTTCTAGCCTGGTAGTTTTCGTAGTTTGGAGCGTAAGCAATATCTGGTTGACCGGGCGGGGGTGCCGCGGTGACTGTTGTGGTAAAAGACATGATATTAATAGTCGATGGAAGTTATGTAGGAAGAAGGGATGAAGTACTAGATGTGATCGTCGGTAATAAGCAAATGGGTTCGGGGTCCTTATTAATACGAGGTATAGCAAGTGGTGGTGGGATCTGCATGATGAGGTGATGCGTGACACCGATTGCACCATAGCACATAACACTCTCCATAATCCTGCGAAAATGGAGAAAAGCTCCGTATGAAACCACGTACAATAAGAGACATTATGACAGTGCCATCAATGAGTCCGTTAAAGCCTAAATTTACAGGAACTCATTACCTCCAATCACAGGAATGCATTCACTCTCGGAACTCCTCTAGCTCAGCCTTTCCATTATATAATGTCCAAGCCCATAGCGAATCCACAACCATAATTGTCCCAAAACTGAACACAAGACTACCCCCAAACACAAACTTGTAATACCACCACGCGTTGCTGTCATTCAAATCATCCACCTGACATGCGATCGCCCAAGGCAGCGCATACAGCAGATTACTTGCAAGACTCTGATACAAATACCACCTCGGTCGGGTTGCGAGAAGAATCGTAGCGAGTTGAGTTGACATTGCATAAAAGATATAACACCAGTCCAGGCTTCGCCACATTGAAGCCGTGACCTCTGCTACTTCATCTGAACCACTAATGTATGACGCAAAGGGCTTTGCTCCAAAGAGCGTGAGGAAGATGGCTATTGGGACTTCGAAAATGAGGGCGATGACTAATGAACGAAATGCTGGACGTACGATGCCACGAAGGTCCTTTAATGACGCTTACGCTTGAGGTTTTCGTGTGCTGATATCAACGCGTCTTCTCCAATCGCCCCAGTTATGACCGATGAATTGCAGCGCGGTTGCCTCCAGGGCTTGGACTGGAACCATTATTAGACCCCAACGGATGGTATTGAAGACGCCCCAAGCAGTAGCATATACTGCGCCTAACGCAACGATGGTGCTAACCAACCAGAGGTACAAGGCGTTTCTGACAGCTGACTCGGTGAAGAAGATCAGGCCAGGCGGGAGAAGGACTTTGAGTGCGTCAAAGCTAGGACGCAGCTTCTCTGGGGGATCATGTGCCGTATGTCTCTTGAACGACCGTGTATTCGACCAAAGGAAATAAACCAGTCCTGCAAAAGCTGCGACAAGATTGCAGACTAGCTGAATAGTACCTTGCATGTTGACAGTCGGCGTGAAAGAACCGACGTGGAACTTCGAAATGAGCAGaaagtcgaggatgatgttgactgCAAACTTGACGGTGCTGATCGCCAGTGGAATATCAGGTTTGTCTAGCGCTCTTGTTGCTGTCGCCACTGCAGTTTCGAGCGTGCCGCTGAACACAGTGAATGAAGCGATTCGCACATAAGTCAAACTCACATCGCGAACTTCCCCAGGCACAAAGCTATTCGCAAAAGAAGAcgcagcagcaagaaatACGGGACTCAGTATCAACCCGATGACAGACTGAAACGCGATGAGAGTATGTGTCAATTGGAGACGCTTCCCCAGCGATCGCGAGGCCTTATCTCCTATAACAACCCACGCAGCTCTCGGTAGCCCTTCATTCACTGCTTCAGACGCAGTGTTCATGTACGTATACGCATCGGTGAGCACCACCATTGATGAGTTGATGTTTGCGACCCATAGTTTGGATAACGTACCGTAAAGCGCGGGGAGGATGATTGAtgcgaggttgaagaggagggagcCGGTGTAGTGTGTGCGATGGAGGGCTGAGGGTGAGAATGAGGAGGGGAGGCGACGGATGCGGCgcgtgatgctgttgaggatcttgatcaCTTCCGATGATCTCAGGGCATTTTTGGAAGGAATAATGGTAGTATTGGTTGATTTTGAAGAGTAGAAGGATAAAGGAGAGGGGAAATGGTTGTGTAACCGAAAATGAGGGAGAAAATACGACGTCGCGAGGTGGGTGAACCCCTCTTCAGCTGGTCGGCCTCCCGCATAAAAGCGCAATCAGTCCTAGCTAGCACGAGAAATCTATCTACGTTAACTGAAATGAGGGAAAGTAAGTCTTGGGCGTTATGAGACGCAAGGCCCATATCAACGAGTTTGCTTTCCTGCCGCAATGATGTCGAACTCATGAAGGCATATGATGACAACCTTATGTACGCCTCCGACTCCAACTGAAACTTCCATGAACTGACTGGGCCTGCAACTTCAATGGGTCCGACTTGCTTGCTGGTGAAAGAAAGGTTAAATATTCCACTTAGGAGGTCTCGATTTATTGAGGGGGGTGAAATCCTCAACCTTCACACTCCCAGAGTAACCCCAGGCTATTGACGCAATTAGAAACCGAAATCGCGAAAAGTATTTGAGCCAGAGGAACAGATAGTAGTTGAGTTCATTCGACCACGTACTACATTCATGAAGAAATTCCTAGCTTCCCCTCCTCCCCAAGTCGAAGCAGCCACATTTCCAAGTCGTCTCTCACCCCTTGTACGAGTTCCGTCTCTAGGATTCCATCCTGCCATGCAAATGACACGGTCATATCTCCGCCCTCAACACTTGCAGCATTGACCATAAGAGCACAGCTAACAACCGGCGCAAACTGGGCAAACAAGAAACTCTCCAATTCCCAGGGGCCCTTGGACGCCGGGACGGCGATAGAACCCAGGTTGCTCAACGTCCATAGTTCCCGCCTCGGCTTTCCGTATCTCGCCTGGAATATATCACGCCAATCGCCAACATAACGGAAAAGATACGAGAACTCGTTATGTGGTATTGTGtctgttcttctcttcatgtCCTGTCGCAATTCGACCGCGAGCTTCCAGACGTTAGCATCCCCATCCTGTCGAATCTTGGCCAGGACGTTAGGCCCAATTCCCTGCGCGTGTGATGATGCGTACTTAGATATGTGAGTCTTGTTGAAGTGTATTTTGTCGGAAATCCACGGTCGTAGGCTGATAGCTGTGAGATTGACAAAGCCCTGTTGCTTGGTCAGGGGCGCACGTCTCGCTAATGAGGCAGCGCAAAGCgcattgagaagattggtCATTGTAGTGTTTTCCTCGTGACACCTTCTAACTACAGCTTGAGTGAGTACGGAACTCAGCGAAAGGTAGCGAATGTTGACGGCTTGAATGTCAGGGTTGCACGGCTCACCCGCCCACTTCTGAAATGTAGAAGGTCTGAGGTATGACGGTGCAAACATATTCCAGAGTTCGGATACTGTCCAGGAGATGTCTGCAGTGAaattgatgagcttctcctGTGGGAGAGGGTAGTCGCAGAGATCGTCAGTCAAGTTCACGACAAGACTTTTGTCCATCATCAGCGCCACGGCGGGATCAGGATTGTTAAGGGCGTCAACCAGGGATATGTGAAACTTTGCAGTGCTTTCTCCATCGCAGATAGCGTGATGGACGGTCAGACAAATTCGGAGCCGGCAGCAGTCCTCATTTGCCAAGTTGGGTTCATGGAAGACCCGAACATGCCAGCCCGGGTGCTTCGAAAGATCGGGCCATGGCTGCAACAACAGCTTTTCTAAGTTCTTAGCAACGGAGTCGACAGACGATGCTTCCGCGTCTTCAACCTGTTCTGAAAAGTCAACAGACGACAAGGCGATGAATCGTGGCTGTTTTGAGTTTTCTCCAATAATGCCAACGCGCATTGCCGGCTGCTTAAGCATGACTTGGGCTACGGCGGTGCGTATCAGATGTAACACAGAGCCATTTTTGAATTGCGCTCTTGGAATGGCCAAGGTGGCCGTGTTTGAGATGCGGAAGTAGATTCCAAGCGCATGACTGGCGGTCCACATGGATTCTCTGTTTGCAGTCAGCTCACGATAACCCAGTATCGAACATGTACCTACGATGTACCGCAGCTcctgatgatgttggggttAGTCATGACTGGTCCTTGATGATGCGTTTATGCTTGTTGGAAAAATAAATCGGAACAAGAAAGGTGAGAGGAGCAGAAAGAAGTATCATTTGCCAACGCCGATATGCTCCACGATAAATTGTAAGTTAGCCTTCGTATCCGTATTTGTCCCTGTAGTGAATACAACAACCAAGTAGATAGAACACACTAATTTACTCATTTGCTAGAGCGGAACTAGCAGCTGTCAATACAACATTGCAGCAATATGCCTTGCCGCCCTTTTGCTCAGTACGAAACATGACCTCCTAAATACGCTCAGAGAACACCCTGCAATCCTGCCAACAACAGACCCTGCACGGCAAGGTAAGTATGGTTGGGTAACTAAACAGCTTGGCACGTGAAAGAAGCTGGTACGCAACGTCGGCCGTATCTCAGGTAAATTCAAGGGCCTAAAGTAGGTATACAGCAGTGGCCTTCCGCAGATGCCggaaattataatagctgCTACAGGACATTGGTATCATCCCGGCATATCTGCATTCATCTAGGGTCGAACTTCCTTGGTCAGTCTGTTTCCGAGATGCCGTCGAGTCTTACGAGTTAATCAACGTCCGTAGCCCTCACTCCTCCTTGATTGGTCGACCAGAACTACCGACATAGAGAACTTGGTGGTCCATGACGTGGCGAAAAGCTTACATTCAAACGCCTGTGCGGCGGTATTCCTACCATGCATAATCAGAGAAAagatactccgtacataAAAGTTTTCACTTTAGCGTACATTGTGCGTTGCGTTGGGAGCCGAGGTTGGCTTCCAAGCTTGGGAATGGTATCGCACGGACATCGGGCCTGAGCCGCAAGCGCTGAGTTTGAGTAGAAGACGCAGAGCTTGTTTTTAGAGTTTCCTTTTGGCCCAGGGGGTGTTTCTAATGAGGAACGGGCCGCAACGGGTGGTACTTAACCGGGGTAGAAGATCTACTTATCACATTTACACGCGCACGTGGAAGGTATTGGTAAGAACGTTCAAACGTGACACCATACGATTCTGAGGATGCAAGGTTGAAAACTATCTAGGCCTCCAAGAGCCCTTTCTCTATGAAAGTTCTGGGCTCACGGGCCTCCTTCTGCTCGATGTTCTCACGCTTCTGGCGGAAGTGTACCGCTCCGTACCGTAGCAGCTCTCCAAATGATCCCGGCACACAATCCTGTCCCTCGTTCTGATCCCACAACGTTCCAAGATGCGGTGTGTGCGTCAGATTCTTCGCCCGTGTCACCTTTTGAAAGCTTGATTTGGTCAACAATCGCCATACGAGCTTGTACGCATCCTTGTAGGCTGCCGAATCCGGATCCGCATCAAGACGAATAGTCAAGAGATTGTACATTCGAGGCCCAATGCCATCGAAGCCCAAGATCTTCTCGCCGCCCCAGACCTCGTTGAGCGCATCAATGCAGAGAATGTTGCACTGCCAGTATTCAGAACttttgaagccatcgcccgTGTCACGAATCAAGCACAAGCGTTGCCAGCACAAAACCTGCGCAATGTACTCTAGAAATTGAGAGACTGGCACACTCCAGTCCCAGTGAAAGTCCGTGGCGTCATCATAGCGTATATCTTTGATGAATTCCAGCAGAGGACTGTCGCTGAGACCTTGCTGGTTGGTTCGACCCTTCCACAAGTGCAGGTACAGCTTGTGCCTGAGCCATGGATTATTAGCCCCTTGTCCATCGCGTTTTCATTAACACTTACCATTTCTCTATGAAGACGTTGTTATTCCGAGCGGCAACGAAGTGATTAGCGATCGTCTGGTCATACAGAACCGGCACCGCGATCTCGTACGGCGAATCTGGATCCTCAAGCAAATCCCAGCAAATGCGATCGATGTGCCTGATAAGAAGGCACCCCACGTCCATACTTACACCCCCGTAGCGTAGCAGAAGCGGACCCCGAATGAAATCAGCAGAATGTTGCCCTGCATGGTGGCCATCCATGGTTCCGCTCAAGAACGCCTCAGGCAACATCTCCCTGTCAACAAACTTCAGGACGTGATTGGGAGAATTGGGCACCATATCAAGCACTCGGATGGTCCAATCAGGCCCACAAATGCGCGCCCAACCGATGACATTTCGCTGGCACCAGGAGGGAATGGCACGCAGACCTGAATCCCAAAAAGCCCAGATGTTCTTCTCGGATGTTACAGGCCTGTACTGCTCCATAGAGGAAAGAATCTCTTCGTCGGGTCTAGGGTCAACAGGTTCGGTTGCCTCTAGTTCTGATTGGTACTCGGGAGGTATAGCGAAATGCATGATGCGAATCTGGTGCCGGAGGGAACGAAAAAACGAGTGTTCTTTTAGAGAGGTAAAGCAGATCTTTGTTCCCAAGTATGACTTAGTCGTTTATGaaagcagagagaacttagtCTGAAAGTATGCCTTGCTCCTTTATAAGTTTTTGCCCTCGAGTCTTCCGGCGATTTGATACAGCACATGCTTCCATAGTGCTCGGGTCCGTAACCTTCCAACTGCCGAGCCGAGAATGCCTCTGCTGGTCTGCTCactcttgtctcttctctcatctaCAAGGCTTTGCTACAGGTTCAAACTTACTTTGGAGCCAACCTTCACACCTTCTTTTTCAGTGATCGCCTATTGTATATGCCTGTTATCATTTCAAAACTCTATGCAGGCTGTTGACCCTCCTATGCGGCCCGTCCCATCTTGATTCCGCGGTAGCCACGTAGCATAATGGTAGTGGGGATGTTGATTGAGCTTACAAGTAAGTTATTCATTACAGCATGTGCAGATCAGAGTGGAGGAACGCCTCTTTGGCGAGAACAGATCCAGTTAAGTTCGGAGGGTTATAGGAAATACGGCCTTATACTAGCAAATGAAACCGACTCTTAAGCTAGACTCACCCCCCAAAGTCTCAAGCGTAGAGGGCGTATGGCTTCCACTACCAGAAGTGCTGTGCGTTCCGGTGAACCGGGGGCTCGGATTCTCAACATGACAGcaatccatccatcaaacaGCGACTCTGACTCTGGCTAACTGGCTGACAAGGATATTTAAGTAGTCCTTCGCGTAAAAACTAGGTAGAGGCTCGACATAGCCAAAGTAAAGCCGTCTCGGAGACCGGCAACGAAGTCTGTAGCAACATCTTTGTGTGCCAGTTCAACATTGAACTTGTGCAAGATCTGACTGGCTACAAAACGAATTTCCATAAGGCCCAACTGCTTTCCAACACAGGAGTATTGTCCTACAGCACAAGGTAGGTGTTAGCTAGGCTCATTTATATGGACTTGGGGATACTATTACCAATTGAGAATGGAACGAAAAGAGAAGGGTCTTTAGTGAGCTCCTTCTTTGTAGTCCAGCGTTCCGGAATAAACTTGTCGGCATGCGTAAAGAGTCTTTCATCTAAGCAGACAAACCATCTGTTAGTTCTTTGTAGAATGCAAAGTATTGCCACTGGACCCTCTTACCTCGATTAAACGTGTAAGTTGGAATTGTTACTATAGTATCGCCTGGAAGATGCGTGTTGCCAATATCCAGACCCTCAGGCGGAGTCATCCGCTGCAAGCCCGACGGGATAGCCGGATAGAGTCGCATGGATTCGTTGATACAAGCTTGTAGATATCTGAGCTTTGATAGACTTGAATGGTCTGGTTTGTCATTCTCTGCGTAATATTGATCGAGTTCTCTTTGGAGAGTAAGGCAAGTTTGCGGATTGATGGCCAGCTCGAAGAAGAGACAGGTAAGTGATGCCGCAGTAGTATCGCTACAGAATGGTTAGTTCAGACATCATCCACTTGCTACGTATGACACCGTACCTGCCCGCTACAGCGATAAGTTGAGCATCTCCGTGTAGGTTGATAGTATCCTGAGCAGTCGGCTTGTTGAGAGCGTCGTAGTCAGAGAGGATCCATGAAAATACATCCGGCAAATCCGGCTTATTCTGTAATGCAAGTCATCAATACATCGCATACAGTCCCCAACAGGATCT
Coding sequences within:
- a CDS encoding probable TfdA family oxidoreductase — translated: MSFTTTVTAAPPPGQPDIAYAPNYENYQARTTKRLKEGKLPTSVPDGFPEQLTGDLVWEGDSVGQTYDWTYKLSEDQLSEIDQALQHFKGLGLPFGHISAETFPLPKLHSELRKLSDELHKGHGFFVIRGVNVDNYTREENAIIYVGISSHIASQRGRQDNKFNGKPADVVLTHVKDLSAGQDKSAIGSPAYTTDRQVFHTDSGDIVSLFCLETALEGGASRIASTWRVYNELARTRPDLVHTLSQNWDVENFANPNKKFTSRPLLYHHKATYTLPERVVLQYARRYFVGFGALPRSHDIPPITEAQAEALDALHFLGDKLSVSTNFAKGDMQFINNLAVFHARDAFTDSPTQQRHLLRLWLRDPENAWETPEPLRERWAELYEGVTPDAQVFPLEPYIRSASNRAR
- a CDS encoding related to AAH1-adenosine deaminase; the encoded protein is MNITDRLLTSKEQQRLKEELLATNDDFIRQIPKVEMHIHIDGMVTPELRWKLAQRNGLEVRMGNNKPVIKSLDDLKKAYASVISTSKRHQYQHLDPSLIPPTFFEAYYSSHDVLRTRQDFYDVAMAYFRGASEMNVRYCEVFFDPQAHTSRGVSWEDMMGGLRDAQDESAKTLNVRSAWIMCFLRDQSPESAMEHYQAALRYRDMIIGIGLDSNEHKRPPILFKEVFQRAKKDGFRITAHCDVGQQDTHQNIHQLISPSEGILTHRIDHGLNAADKPELVELITSQGIGMTICPWAYLRRFNLEETGRRLRTLIDAGVKICISSDDPPLMEGTWVMHNILLARKLCSLTEEDIVQMMKDAVEISWADQDVKTEILAELGGDSYRSGVER
- a CDS encoding related to capsule polysaccharide biosynthesis protein, with protein sequence MHFAIPPEYQSELEATEPVDPRPDEEILSSMEQYRPVTSEKNIWAFWDSGLRAIPSWCQRNVIGWARICGPDWTIRVLDMVPNSPNHVLKFVDREMLPEAFLSGTMDGHHAGQHSADFIRGPLLLRYGGVSMDVGCLLIRHIDRICWDLLEDPDSPYEIAVPVLYDQTIANHFVAARNNNVFIEKWHKLYLHLWKGRTNQQGLSDSPLLEFIKDIRYDDATDFHWDWSVPVSQFLEYIAQVLCWQRLCLIRDTGDGFKSSEYWQCNILCIDALNEVWGGEKILGFDGIGPRMYNLLTIRLDADPDSAAYKDAYKLVWRLLTKSSFQKVTRAKNLTHTPHLGTLWDQNEGQDCVPGSFGELLRYGAVHFRQKRENIEQKEAREPRTFIEKGLLEA